The sequence GTATGATCAAAGTTGAAATATTCTAACTTATATTTTGATAAAGAATATAATTGTTATTAAATAAAAGCATATATAGAATAATCAAcctattaaataattaaggatGATTTATGAAAAATATATCCTGGTCGACATAAGCAAATAAGTCATGAATAACAGTATTAgggggcttgaaaagattaatgccatGGTTGCTGATTATAGATCCTACCACAATGAAccggtgaaagatcttggaggagatgatatggctattggagacaacaaaaccactagaCCCAGTTCCAGAACCAAGAGCAGaagcagcaacaagggtacctccagattcattatggaggagcttgAGAAAATCAacaggatttccatccaaaagaacaaggttctggtgctctctcttaactgagagcttttttttttgttttgtcttgtttgtccGCGTTTTTTTTGTATTCGTGATTGCTCGGGGTTGCACCCCTGTCTTGTTGTTGTTTCATGTCTGTTTGGTTGATGGCCCActgttgtaaaacttttggtttcaggTCCATGTAAAATCCATTTATCTttaccaaaaacataaaaaacaataaTTAATAAAAACATCTATTTTAAAAActcaaaatattaattttagatTCCTTTTTACATataaattagatttttattttccaaatttaaaaaaaaaaaaagactatttataattaaattattgacattatttattttttaatttcaaacagTATTCTTATTGTTAAAAAGTGATCTTATTTATCTATATTTGCTTAAGAATTGTTTTAAAACAGTAATACTAAATTCCTTCATATGTTTATTTATGTGACTATTTTACATTAGATTGTCCTTATCAGAGGGCCCTCTCCCAGCTTCTTCAGTACCATCTGAGAGTAACAAGCAGCCTTCGCACTTTGAATGGAATCCTTTCCGTTAAGCATTTATCATATGAAGTTATAGGTATACAAATGGTTTTCCAATTCTCGATGGAAGTACAAAAATTTCTGTGAAATTTCAATTTGTTCATTCGCTGCAGCGGAGGATGAAGCTACATATATGACCATCTGCCCAGCTGTTTCCCACATTTGAGCTTTCGATCCTCTATTTTTCATCCCGTGTGTTCTCTTGCTTTCTGTGATATCTCATCCACTTTCCACTTGGAATCATGGAATTAATGAAAGCAGATGAAGTAAAGTTGGATCAAGATCTCTGGCTTACTCAAATCAAGGAAGGCCTGCAATTTCAGgatgagaaagaagaagaaaaagacataCGTGTATCCGTTTTTGGTGTGCCCAAGGAGCCGTTGACAGTGAAGCCAGAAGCATATATTCCGCAGTGCGTCTCCATTGGACCGTATCACTATTTGAGACCCCAACTATTCGAAATCGAGAGATACAAAATAGCTGTTGCACGAAGATTTGAGAAGACGCTAACCGGTTACTGCAACTTCGAATCTGTGGTGGAAGAGGTGAAGAAGTACAACTGGCAAATCAGGAACTGCTACCACAAATTTCTTGAGTATAAAGAGGAAGCCCTTGCATGGCTCATGGCTCTGGATGGGTCGTTCGTTCTGGAGTGCTTGCAGTTCTACCTCAAACAGGCGGATCGCACTTCTTCGGAAGTGTCATCCCAGGTGAAGCCACTGGGCAGAGTTGTAGATATATCTCGCAGAAGTGAAACCCACAATGCAATTATGAGAGATCTGATGATGCTTGAGAATCAGTTACCTTTGTTTCTCTTGCAGAAGCTTCTGGAAATGCAGTTGGGTTCGCAAGAGAAGGCCGAAGAAAGGCTCTGCAATCTAGTGACTCTAGCCTGTAAAGATTGGTCGCCATTTATGTTGAAGATGCGAGATAGTTCAAGGCTCCTTATAAAGGAGAGAGGTCACATATTGGAGGAGCTATACTACTCTATTGTCGCTGCAGTAGCCATGGACGATACCATTTTTAAGAAGAATGATGACCCGAATGTCCCATTGCCGGATTCAACCTACTTAAGGAGTGCTCTGAAATCTTTATGGAAGGCTCTGTCCTCCTTAAGAATCAACCTTGTTCAACTTGTCTTGGCACTCTCTGAGCGTGCCTTAAA is a genomic window of Cryptomeria japonica chromosome 7, Sugi_1.0, whole genome shotgun sequence containing:
- the LOC131047256 gene encoding putative UPF0481 protein At3g02645; this translates as MELMKADEVKLDQDLWLTQIKEGLQFQDEKEEEKDIRVSVFGVPKEPLTVKPEAYIPQCVSIGPYHYLRPQLFEIERYKIAVARRFEKTLTGYCNFESVVEEVKKYNWQIRNCYHKFLEYKEEALAWLMALDGSFVLECLQFYLKQADRTSSEVSSQVKPLGRVVDISRRSETHNAIMRDLMMLENQLPLFLLQKLLEMQLGSQEKAEERLCNLVTLACKDWSPFMLKMRDSSRLLIKERGHILEELYYSIVAAVAMDDTIFKKNDDPNVPLPDSTYLRSALKSLWKALSSLRINLVQLVLALSERALKGRPVQLVTQLSTILGSIFQTLPIKRKDEKDEETDEERGYSSVETPPIRD